In a single window of the uncultured Dysgonomonas sp. genome:
- a CDS encoding DeoR/GlpR family DNA-binding transcription regulator, translated as MGNIAKRHKFILEQLKHDGYVKVQELSEKLEVSEVTIRKDLKYLESKKMLYRNHGSASSLSSIITDKHIDVKEKMQMEEKTRIAKAANSLLEPNDKIIIASGTTLLTFANEINVDHNITVITSSVKVSLTLCYNPNIEIVQLGGNMRKNSVSVIGHYAENILESLSCNKLFLGVDGIDLDYGLTTSDMSEARINQQMIDAAQKIIILTDSSKFGKRGFCKICDLNKIHHIITDNNAPAHIIDMLRERDIEVTLV; from the coding sequence ATGGGAAATATAGCTAAACGACATAAATTTATACTGGAACAGCTAAAGCATGACGGATATGTAAAAGTCCAGGAACTTAGTGAGAAGTTAGAAGTTTCGGAAGTTACAATTCGTAAAGATTTAAAATATCTCGAAAGCAAAAAGATGCTCTATCGCAATCATGGGAGTGCCAGCAGTCTAAGCTCTATCATCACGGATAAACACATAGATGTGAAAGAGAAAATGCAAATGGAGGAAAAGACCAGAATTGCCAAAGCCGCCAATAGCCTGCTTGAGCCTAACGATAAAATAATTATAGCTTCCGGTACTACCCTGCTCACTTTCGCAAATGAGATCAACGTCGATCATAATATCACCGTTATCACATCTTCGGTAAAAGTATCTCTGACCCTTTGCTACAACCCGAATATTGAGATAGTGCAACTGGGCGGCAATATGAGAAAGAACTCCGTTTCGGTCATTGGGCATTATGCCGAAAATATATTGGAAAGCCTGTCGTGCAACAAATTATTCCTGGGTGTGGATGGTATCGATCTTGATTACGGACTGACTACCAGCGACATGAGCGAAGCCCGCATAAACCAGCAAATGATAGACGCAGCGCAAAAAATTATTATACTGACCGACTCTTCAAAGTTCGGCAAACGAGGTTTCTGCAAAATATGCGATCTGAACAAGATACACCATATTATTACAGATAACAATGCGCCTGCTCACATCATTGATATGCTCCGCGAACGCGATATAGAAGTTACCCTTGTATAA
- a CDS encoding Na+/H+ antiporter NhaC family protein: MNQDKKWYHSKGWALMPLAVFFLLYVLTFIFTGDLYQMPVSVAFMTASMVAVLYSKGGKLANRITQFCRGAANETIMLMVVIFILAGAFAGTAKAMGAVDATVNMLLYLLPEQSILASVFIAACFISMSMGTSTGTIAALAPIAVGVSSQAGLDLPMMLGIVVGGAMFGDNLSFISDTTIVATRTQGCQMQDKFKVNIRIVFPVVILVLLLYIYQGLELTGGASVSAEQVEWVKVLPYLAVLITALVGVNVMVVLALGIILSGVIGLITGGFGVWDWTAAMSQGIVVDMGELIIVSLMAGGMFELIRFNGGVDWLIGKMTRNIRSKRSAEFSIAGLISLTNLCTANNTIALIISGPIAKNISDKFDLDNRKIASLLDTFSCFVQGLIPYGAQLLIAAGLANVSPMQIVPYLYYPLLIGFAAIASIIFRYPRKYAG, encoded by the coding sequence ATGAATCAAGATAAAAAGTGGTATCACTCAAAAGGCTGGGCATTGATGCCGTTGGCAGTGTTTTTCCTGCTGTATGTCCTTACCTTTATTTTCACAGGAGACCTTTATCAGATGCCTGTTTCGGTAGCCTTTATGACAGCATCCATGGTTGCGGTCCTGTATTCGAAAGGAGGGAAGCTGGCAAACCGCATCACCCAGTTTTGCCGCGGTGCAGCCAACGAAACCATTATGCTGATGGTTGTTATCTTTATTCTGGCAGGAGCATTTGCCGGTACAGCCAAGGCAATGGGGGCGGTGGACGCTACGGTGAATATGCTTCTCTATCTCTTGCCGGAGCAATCTATATTGGCAAGTGTATTTATTGCAGCTTGTTTCATATCCATGTCTATGGGTACATCTACGGGAACTATTGCCGCTTTAGCGCCTATTGCAGTAGGAGTCTCTTCCCAGGCCGGGCTCGATTTACCTATGATGTTGGGTATTGTAGTTGGCGGGGCTATGTTCGGAGACAATCTCTCCTTTATATCGGATACTACGATTGTGGCTACACGTACGCAGGGATGCCAGATGCAGGATAAGTTCAAGGTGAATATCCGTATTGTATTTCCTGTTGTCATACTGGTACTCCTGCTTTATATTTATCAGGGGCTGGAGCTGACAGGCGGAGCATCTGTTTCGGCGGAGCAGGTAGAATGGGTGAAAGTGTTGCCTTATCTGGCTGTATTGATTACAGCTTTGGTAGGAGTCAATGTGATGGTCGTGCTGGCTTTGGGGATTATCCTATCGGGTGTAATCGGACTTATTACAGGTGGCTTTGGAGTTTGGGACTGGACTGCGGCCATGAGTCAGGGTATCGTTGTGGATATGGGAGAACTGATCATTGTATCGCTGATGGCAGGAGGTATGTTTGAACTGATACGCTTCAATGGAGGGGTCGACTGGCTGATAGGCAAGATGACACGCAATATACGGTCGAAGCGTTCCGCTGAATTTTCTATCGCCGGACTTATTTCGTTAACCAATCTCTGCACGGCGAATAATACCATCGCCCTGATTATAAGCGGGCCGATAGCAAAAAATATCAGTGATAAATTCGATTTGGATAATCGGAAGATTGCCAGTCTGCTGGATACTTTCTCTTGTTTTGTCCAGGGTTTGATACCTTATGGGGCGCAATTGCTTATAGCAGCAGGGTTAGCTAACGTAAGCCCTATGCAGATTGTACCTTATCTGTATTATCCTTTGCTGATAGGATTTGCTGCAATAGCATCAATCATATTCCGCTATCCGAGGAAATATGCCGGGTAA
- the creD gene encoding cell envelope integrity protein CreD, with amino-acid sequence MKTNFGTNVDMLIVKIVVVAVLVAVMLLPITMIRSLIEEREQNQQTAQDDIVNKWGGTQQLTGPVLVLPYQSGIDKNGNPLIAYSYYLPDDFRVDGNIIAEERTRTLFHTLVYQSDMKISGKFSLPDYAKLNIKEEHVRWQDAFVLIGIPYLQGVRNKIEFNVNGKSLPVQPGVKSNTLIDSGVTIGMPVDPSVQSYEFSFDLGLNGSGGLYFTPIGKENRIHLKSPWSTVAFNGDFLPADRVINNEGFDASWNVFDYNRNYVQMWTGSNDVIKTSSLGVDLRYPVDKYQMTMRSVKYAIMFIVLTFVVFFLVELLSKKRIHPVQYLLVSCALVLFYTLLLAISEHLSFGLSYLISGAATTLLITAYSTTMFRNVKQTAVMGLFLTLLYAYLYIILQQENMALLFGAVGLFVALAIVMYVLRKVNWYKNDEENDETKEIVEEEIPPVYISKDENNDMN; translated from the coding sequence ATGAAAACAAACTTTGGAACAAACGTAGACATGCTTATCGTCAAAATCGTTGTCGTCGCTGTCCTTGTAGCAGTAATGCTGCTACCTATTACTATGATAAGAAGCCTGATCGAAGAAAGAGAGCAGAATCAGCAGACAGCTCAGGACGATATTGTGAACAAATGGGGAGGAACTCAGCAGCTGACAGGCCCTGTACTGGTACTGCCGTATCAGAGCGGTATCGATAAAAACGGTAATCCGCTTATCGCTTACTCTTACTACCTTCCGGATGATTTTCGTGTAGATGGCAATATCATTGCAGAGGAGCGTACGCGTACATTATTTCATACATTGGTATATCAGTCGGATATGAAAATCAGTGGAAAGTTTAGCTTACCTGACTATGCAAAATTGAATATAAAAGAGGAACATGTAAGGTGGCAGGATGCTTTCGTTTTAATTGGCATCCCATACCTACAGGGTGTGAGGAATAAGATTGAGTTTAACGTAAATGGCAAGTCATTGCCGGTACAGCCCGGAGTGAAAAGCAACACGCTTATCGATTCGGGTGTGACAATCGGTATGCCTGTCGATCCGTCAGTACAGAGTTATGAGTTTAGCTTCGATCTGGGACTGAATGGTAGCGGAGGACTTTATTTCACCCCGATAGGAAAGGAAAACCGCATTCATCTGAAGTCGCCATGGAGTACGGTCGCTTTCAATGGGGATTTCCTGCCGGCCGATCGTGTAATTAATAACGAAGGATTTGATGCCAGCTGGAATGTATTCGATTATAATCGCAACTATGTGCAGATGTGGACGGGGAGTAACGATGTAATCAAAACATCTTCTTTGGGCGTAGATTTACGGTATCCGGTAGATAAATACCAGATGACAATGCGTTCGGTGAAGTATGCGATTATGTTTATCGTCCTTACATTTGTTGTCTTCTTCCTTGTCGAATTACTGAGCAAGAAGCGCATCCACCCTGTACAATATCTGCTTGTCAGTTGTGCATTGGTGTTGTTTTATACCTTATTACTGGCAATATCAGAGCATCTTAGCTTTGGACTTTCTTACCTGATTTCGGGGGCGGCGACCACATTGCTGATAACGGCTTATTCTACCACCATGTTCCGTAATGTGAAACAGACAGCTGTTATGGGGCTCTTCCTTACGCTGCTTTACGCTTATCTGTATATTATCCTGCAACAGGAAAATATGGCTTTATTATTCGGTGCTGTCGGATTGTTTGTCGCCTTAGCCATAGTGATGTATGTTTTGCGGAAGGTGAACTGGTATAAAAATGACGAAGAGAATGATGAAACAAAAGAAATTGTAGAAGAAGAGATTCCTCCAGTATATATATCGAAGGATGAGAATAATGATATGAATTAA
- a CDS encoding transcriptional regulator: MKDIISGLNKVFDSRVRLGIMSVLMVNDSVDFNTMKELLDVTDGNLASHLKALEKEEVIEVRKQFIGRKPNTSYQVTSLGQKLFKEHIDALEKLINPLP; encoded by the coding sequence ATGAAAGATATTATATCAGGATTGAATAAGGTCTTCGACAGCCGTGTACGCTTGGGGATAATGTCGGTGCTGATGGTAAATGACAGCGTGGACTTCAATACGATGAAGGAGTTACTCGATGTTACCGACGGCAATCTGGCCAGTCATCTTAAAGCATTGGAAAAAGAAGAGGTTATAGAGGTCAGAAAACAGTTTATAGGGCGCAAGCCTAATACTTCTTATCAGGTTACCTCCTTGGGGCAAAAGCTATTTAAAGAACATATCGATGCACTTGAAAAATTAATTAATCCTTTGCCATAA
- a CDS encoding TlpA disulfide reductase family protein yields the protein MKTAIRMFSLCLLLYINTVTVYSQTDNELPAPRFKYGIATLSGKITGDIPDSMKTVSLDLLLNKPFFDYTINQIPVKEDGTFTFSTPVFAVGSCVIRSSVFEGNVYIIPGEETRLEINFDKNGAKQIITSNSLNLTAADAMNIGLVFRDILSNNPANDNYSMPIEEYSKYVVDYTEKAMVKLQGYAELSANAKQILSYEIKTFLLHMLYLGYEDNMQMRYNYKYRDQAKDERVNFVPQKPSIEYYSILKHLDLNDSRYLYASYLQIAIGELLKNKVLNIPPIEGLTIDEWLVKAKEPLHIITGANPGFFCNVLIASMYAAQLDAMKPLSEIQKKDIDTYFTDKSFAEVLFSRDEEIVRMLNSQAGNKKLVKNETPAVAKEDIMNAIVAKYKGKVVVVDFWATWCGPCLAAMKRTEAIKSEYADKDVVFVYITNPSSVRKTWEEKIPQIGGEHFYLTDETWDYILEQYDFSGIPTYLVFDKEGKLKRKSVSFMGVEKMREWIEELF from the coding sequence ATGAAAACAGCAATCAGAATGTTCAGTTTATGTCTGCTATTGTACATAAACACTGTAACTGTATATTCGCAAACAGATAACGAGCTACCGGCACCCCGGTTTAAATATGGTATAGCGACCTTGTCAGGTAAGATAACCGGAGATATACCTGATAGTATGAAAACTGTATCGCTGGATTTACTCTTAAACAAGCCTTTCTTTGATTATACAATTAATCAGATACCTGTTAAAGAGGATGGGACATTTACATTTAGCACTCCGGTATTTGCGGTGGGTTCTTGTGTTATAAGATCATCAGTATTTGAGGGGAATGTGTATATAATTCCAGGGGAGGAAACTAGGTTGGAAATAAATTTCGATAAAAACGGAGCTAAACAGATAATAACGTCCAATAGTCTGAACCTGACTGCTGCTGATGCTATGAATATCGGGCTTGTTTTCAGAGATATTCTCAGCAATAATCCGGCGAATGATAATTACAGTATGCCAATAGAGGAGTATAGCAAGTATGTTGTTGACTACACTGAAAAAGCTATGGTGAAATTGCAAGGCTATGCCGAACTATCGGCAAATGCGAAGCAGATCTTATCATATGAAATAAAGACTTTTTTGTTACATATGTTGTATCTGGGCTATGAGGACAATATGCAGATGAGGTATAATTATAAATACCGAGATCAGGCTAAGGATGAAAGAGTAAATTTTGTACCTCAAAAACCCTCTATTGAGTATTATTCAATTCTTAAACATTTGGATTTGAATGATTCCCGCTATTTGTATGCTTCTTATTTGCAGATAGCAATTGGTGAATTGCTGAAAAATAAAGTTCTGAATATTCCACCTATTGAGGGGCTGACTATTGATGAATGGTTAGTTAAAGCTAAAGAGCCTTTGCATATTATAACAGGAGCAAATCCGGGATTTTTCTGTAATGTACTTATTGCAAGTATGTATGCTGCGCAGTTGGATGCAATGAAGCCCCTGTCTGAAATTCAGAAGAAAGATATCGATACATACTTTACTGATAAATCGTTTGCCGAAGTATTGTTTTCGAGGGATGAAGAAATAGTCAGGATGCTCAACTCGCAGGCAGGTAACAAGAAACTTGTGAAAAATGAAACTCCGGCTGTAGCTAAAGAAGATATTATGAATGCTATTGTAGCAAAATATAAGGGAAAAGTTGTTGTCGTAGATTTCTGGGCAACCTGGTGTGGTCCTTGCCTTGCTGCAATGAAGAGGACAGAGGCTATCAAATCAGAATATGCGGATAAAGATGTTGTGTTTGTTTATATTACCAACCCTTCTTCAGTGCGCAAGACGTGGGAAGAGAAAATTCCACAAATAGGAGGAGAACATTTCTACTTGACTGATGAAACCTGGGATTATATTTTGGAGCAATATGATTTTTCAGGTATTCCTACCTATCTGGTCTTCGACAAGGAAGGAAAATTGAAAAGAAAAAGCGTTTCTTTTATGGGTGTAGAGAAAATGCGAGAATGGATTGAAGAATTATTTTGA
- the epsC gene encoding serine O-acetyltransferase EpsC, producing MTNIYEIANKLRAESKHLPINRIELEDALNTLIHRVLFPICDQEKSREKKLYYFYSILVENIAALSDRKTAEAMVDRFISGLPELQDKLYDEATVYFENDPAAKSIEEVILTYPGFFAQVVYRISHEFYKMNTPIIPRLFSEYAHSKVGIDINPGAKIGRAFYIDHGTGIVIGETTVIGNNVKVYQGVTLGALFVTKGLANEKRHPTIEDNVVIYAGATILGGKTVVGHDSTIGGNAWLTKSVVPYSLVQQNSEIRIHSTLSAGEHIIDFNI from the coding sequence ATGACTAATATATACGAAATCGCGAATAAACTGAGAGCCGAGTCAAAGCACTTGCCAATCAATAGAATTGAACTGGAAGATGCGCTGAATACACTGATCCATCGAGTACTGTTTCCGATCTGTGATCAGGAGAAGTCCAGAGAGAAAAAACTATATTATTTTTACTCTATTCTGGTAGAAAATATTGCCGCCTTGTCGGATCGAAAAACGGCAGAGGCGATGGTTGACAGATTCATATCAGGGTTACCCGAACTTCAGGATAAATTATACGACGAAGCGACTGTCTACTTTGAAAATGACCCGGCGGCTAAATCGATAGAGGAAGTTATTCTTACCTATCCCGGTTTTTTTGCACAGGTGGTCTATCGTATTTCCCATGAATTCTATAAAATGAATACGCCTATTATTCCCCGGTTATTTTCCGAATACGCCCATTCGAAGGTGGGTATAGATATAAATCCGGGAGCGAAGATAGGACGGGCTTTCTACATTGATCACGGAACAGGGATCGTGATAGGGGAGACTACGGTTATCGGCAACAATGTGAAAGTTTACCAAGGGGTTACTCTCGGAGCATTGTTTGTAACCAAAGGCCTTGCCAATGAGAAAAGGCATCCGACCATTGAGGATAATGTGGTTATCTATGCCGGAGCTACTATTTTGGGAGGCAAGACGGTTGTCGGCCATGATTCTACAATCGGAGGTAATGCCTGGCTGACAAAAAGTGTGGTACCCTATTCTCTTGTTCAGCAGAATTCAGAGATAAGAATACACAGTACACTTAGTGCAGGAGAGCATATTATTGATTTTAATATATAG
- the gdhA gene encoding NADP-specific glutamate dehydrogenase encodes MKINNILSELEAKHPGEHEFLQAVKEVLVSIEDVYNQHPEFEKNRIIERLVEPDRIFTFRVAWVDDKGDIQVNLGYRVQFNNAIGPYKGGLRFHASVNLSSLKFLGFEQTFKNALTTLPMGGGKGGSDFSPRGKSNAEIMRFCQAFMLELWRNIGPDTDVPAGDIGVGTREIGYLYGMYKKLARENTGTFTGKGLEYGGSLVRPEATGFGALYFVNEMLKAKNIDLKGKTVAVSGFGNVAWGAVTKATELGAKVITISGPDGYIYDPDGVSGDKIEYMLELRNSGDDIVAPYADKYPNSKFFAGKKPWEQKVDIALPCAIQNELNLKDAETLIANGATCIAEVSNMGCTAEAVDFFIEKKTLFAPGKAVNAGGVATSGLEMSQNAMHLQWTEEEVDQKLHQIMKNIHAQSLKYGKEDGGYINYVKGANVAGFMKVACAMIAQGVV; translated from the coding sequence ATGAAAATAAATAACATTTTATCAGAGCTGGAGGCAAAACATCCCGGCGAGCATGAATTTCTGCAAGCTGTAAAAGAAGTGCTTGTATCAATTGAAGATGTATATAATCAGCATCCCGAGTTTGAAAAAAACCGTATTATCGAACGCCTGGTAGAACCCGACAGGATTTTTACATTCCGCGTAGCGTGGGTAGACGACAAAGGTGATATTCAGGTAAATCTGGGATACCGTGTACAATTCAACAACGCTATCGGCCCTTACAAAGGAGGCTTACGGTTCCATGCTTCAGTCAATCTATCCTCACTCAAATTCTTAGGATTTGAACAAACTTTCAAGAATGCATTGACTACACTGCCTATGGGTGGCGGCAAAGGAGGTTCCGATTTCAGCCCGAGAGGCAAGTCGAATGCCGAGATTATGCGTTTCTGCCAGGCTTTCATGCTTGAACTTTGGCGCAATATTGGCCCAGACACGGACGTTCCTGCCGGAGACATCGGCGTAGGCACACGCGAAATCGGTTATTTGTATGGCATGTACAAAAAACTGGCAAGAGAAAACACAGGGACTTTCACAGGCAAGGGACTCGAATACGGAGGCTCGCTGGTCCGTCCTGAAGCCACAGGTTTCGGTGCGCTGTACTTTGTGAACGAAATGCTGAAAGCCAAAAATATAGATCTGAAAGGAAAAACCGTAGCGGTTTCGGGATTTGGCAATGTAGCATGGGGTGCAGTCACCAAAGCGACAGAACTCGGAGCTAAAGTAATTACCATTTCGGGACCTGACGGATATATTTATGACCCGGATGGCGTTAGCGGTGATAAGATAGAATATATGCTCGAACTTCGCAACAGCGGTGACGACATCGTAGCTCCATATGCTGATAAGTATCCTAATTCTAAATTCTTTGCAGGCAAAAAGCCATGGGAACAGAAAGTAGACATTGCTTTGCCATGCGCCATACAGAATGAACTGAACCTGAAAGATGCAGAAACACTGATTGCCAACGGCGCTACCTGTATAGCCGAGGTATCTAATATGGGATGTACTGCCGAAGCCGTGGATTTCTTCATCGAGAAGAAAACCCTCTTTGCTCCGGGCAAGGCTGTGAACGCCGGAGGTGTCGCCACATCGGGACTGGAAATGAGCCAGAATGCGATGCATCTGCAATGGACAGAAGAGGAAGTAGACCAGAAACTACATCAGATAATGAAAAATATACATGCTCAAAGCCTGAAATACGGAAAAGAGGATGGAGGATATATCAACTACGTGAAAGGTGCTAATGTTGCGGGATTTATGAAAGTAGCCTGTGCTATGATTGCGCAGGGAGTTGTATAA
- the mtgA gene encoding monofunctional biosynthetic peptidoglycan transglycosylase, with protein MLKKIFKWVKRIVIFLFVFSILQVIVFKFVPVYYTPLMVWNNTTQLFSGEEVVCKHTWVPLDEISKYLPLAVVASEDNLFLDHSGFDFDQIEKAMNEAEKGKRQRGASTISQQTAKNVFLWSGRSYIRKGLEVYYTFLIETIWGKERIMEVYLNSIEMGKNIYGAEAVAQAHFKKTAKKLTAGESALIAATLPNPIRFNSAKPSPYIIKRQGKILDLMGKVNPVDFDKEPEPKKDVKKSTKKNTKK; from the coding sequence ATGCTGAAAAAGATTTTTAAATGGGTAAAGAGAATCGTAATATTTCTGTTTGTATTCAGCATATTACAAGTTATCGTTTTCAAATTTGTCCCTGTGTACTACACTCCGCTCATGGTATGGAACAATACGACACAACTCTTTTCGGGAGAGGAGGTTGTTTGCAAACATACATGGGTTCCGCTCGATGAAATATCCAAGTACTTGCCATTGGCTGTGGTAGCATCCGAAGACAATTTATTCTTAGATCATTCGGGATTCGACTTCGACCAGATAGAAAAAGCGATGAACGAAGCCGAAAAGGGCAAGCGCCAACGGGGAGCGAGTACAATCAGCCAGCAAACGGCAAAAAATGTTTTCCTTTGGTCCGGCCGTTCCTATATCCGTAAAGGACTGGAAGTCTATTACACATTCCTCATAGAAACCATCTGGGGTAAAGAGCGCATTATGGAAGTATACCTCAATTCCATAGAAATGGGTAAAAACATCTATGGAGCGGAAGCCGTCGCACAAGCCCATTTCAAAAAAACAGCGAAAAAGCTGACTGCCGGCGAATCAGCTTTGATAGCTGCCACATTACCCAACCCCATACGGTTCAATTCGGCAAAGCCGTCACCTTATATAATAAAGCGTCAGGGAAAGATACTGGACTTGATGGGAAAAGTAAACCCGGTTGATTTTGATAAGGAACCCGAACCCAAGAAAGATGTAAAAAAAAGTACTAAAAAGAACACTAAAAAATAA
- a CDS encoding GyrI-like domain-containing protein, producing MKNDICQSCGMPMAAVEHFGTNGDKSLNEDFCCFCFRNGKYTDDFSFDEFVKDSLQYHDEAEKLDGRTLTLDEVNLKTTVKLPGLKRWQSHQFTHLEYYKSVNRAVDYINDNLSTVINLSDLASIAGLSSFHFHRIFRAVMNESPGDYVQRLRLEKTAFKLHTTRFSLADIAEQTGYQSPQALSKAFKKRYGITPSAYRAQPGDLTMSMDSPVEYLFLEPEIRKMASKEVLYLRVVNPYRQADAFLKAWDKLISIVGVNGIPDNNHEYLSLSRDISTITSPENCRIYTCINAGSALKANGRLGRQTIEGGLYAVFTYRGTYKDMDKVYCDIYRYWIPKSEYELRDNMSFSKFLNSPVLVPESELLTEIYIPVSKI from the coding sequence ATGAAAAACGACATATGTCAAAGCTGTGGCATGCCGATGGCGGCAGTAGAGCATTTTGGAACCAATGGAGATAAAAGTCTGAATGAAGATTTTTGTTGTTTTTGCTTCCGGAATGGAAAATATACTGACGATTTCAGTTTTGATGAATTTGTCAAGGATTCTTTGCAATATCATGATGAGGCTGAAAAACTGGATGGACGCACTCTTACTCTGGATGAGGTGAACTTAAAAACAACAGTCAAACTGCCCGGTTTAAAGCGATGGCAGTCACACCAGTTTACACACTTGGAATATTACAAATCGGTAAATAGAGCAGTAGACTATATAAATGATAATCTCTCCACCGTCATTAATCTTTCTGATCTGGCAAGCATAGCCGGGCTTTCGAGTTTTCATTTTCACCGGATTTTCAGGGCTGTAATGAATGAAAGCCCCGGCGATTATGTACAGCGTTTACGATTAGAAAAAACGGCTTTTAAGTTACATACTACGCGATTTTCACTGGCTGATATTGCAGAACAAACAGGCTATCAAAGTCCTCAGGCATTATCAAAAGCATTTAAAAAGAGATATGGAATTACACCTTCGGCTTATCGTGCACAACCCGGTGATCTAACAATGTCGATGGATAGCCCTGTGGAGTACCTTTTTTTAGAACCTGAAATAAGGAAAATGGCGTCGAAAGAAGTGTTATACCTGCGTGTGGTAAATCCTTATAGGCAGGCAGACGCATTCCTCAAGGCATGGGACAAGCTGATCAGTATTGTCGGTGTGAACGGAATCCCCGATAACAACCATGAATATCTATCATTAAGCCGGGATATTTCGACAATAACAAGCCCTGAGAATTGCAGGATATACACATGCATAAATGCTGGAAGTGCACTTAAAGCCAATGGGCGGTTAGGACGGCAAACAATAGAAGGCGGCTTATATGCTGTTTTTACTTACCGGGGGACGTATAAGGATATGGATAAAGTGTATTGTGATATTTACCGGTACTGGATACCGAAGAGTGAATACGAATTAAGGGACAATATGTCTTTCTCCAAATTCCTGAATAGCCCTGTGCTGGTTCCTGAAAGTGAATTACTGACGGAAATATATATTCCTGTCAGTAAAATTTGA
- a CDS encoding PspC domain-containing protein: MKKVIEVSIGGINFTMEDDAYYRLKEYLRRFEETISDKKEAREVMEDVEARVAEIFQKEMKFSNQVVDMKLVQVVIDHLGEVEPKTQNENQTSSQSSYDLGEEYSKGNKKFYRDMDDKMLAGVCSGIATYTGVDVTIIRLIFVALAFAYGSAILAYFILWIVSPRAETIAQKLELRGYAPTADNIRKFTSQRK, from the coding sequence ATGAAAAAAGTTATAGAAGTTAGCATAGGAGGGATCAACTTCACAATGGAAGACGATGCCTATTACAGACTAAAGGAATACCTGAGACGTTTCGAGGAAACTATTTCCGACAAAAAAGAAGCGCGTGAAGTAATGGAAGACGTGGAAGCGCGTGTCGCCGAAATATTTCAGAAAGAAATGAAGTTTTCGAATCAGGTAGTAGATATGAAGCTCGTACAGGTCGTTATTGACCACCTGGGCGAAGTGGAACCTAAAACCCAAAATGAGAATCAAACCTCATCACAAAGTAGTTACGATCTGGGAGAAGAGTACTCCAAAGGTAACAAAAAATTCTACCGGGACATGGATGACAAAATGCTGGCAGGTGTATGTAGCGGAATCGCAACATACACAGGAGTGGACGTCACCATCATAAGACTAATATTCGTTGCACTGGCATTTGCCTATGGCAGTGCCATCCTTGCTTACTTCATCCTGTGGATCGTATCGCCAAGGGCCGAAACCATAGCCCAGAAGCTTGAATTGAGAGGGTATGCCCCCACAGCAGATAATATCAGAAAATTTACATCACAACGCAAATAA
- a CDS encoding PadR family transcriptional regulator has product METINVDNIKAQMRKGILEYCILSILSKGDAYVSAIINELKESEMIVVEGTLYPLLTRQKNQGLLSYRWEESTQGPPRKYYTITDKGRAVLDELDTVWTDLVRVIDNIRNK; this is encoded by the coding sequence ATGGAAACAATAAATGTAGACAATATAAAAGCCCAGATGCGCAAAGGAATACTGGAATACTGTATCCTCAGCATACTGTCGAAAGGCGACGCTTATGTATCGGCCATTATCAACGAACTGAAAGAATCGGAAATGATCGTTGTGGAAGGAACACTTTACCCTCTGCTTACCCGCCAGAAAAATCAGGGATTGCTGAGCTATCGCTGGGAAGAATCGACACAGGGACCGCCACGGAAGTATTACACAATCACAGATAAAGGCCGTGCCGTATTAGACGAACTTGATACCGTATGGACAGATCTGGTCAGGGTTATAGACAATATCAGAAACAAATAA